Proteins from a single region of Streptomyces glaucescens:
- a CDS encoding helix-turn-helix domain-containing protein, which yields MEDHTATGIGARPAPLLREYVDSYVGFDLRGLPTGVHCGPPGRALTAVISLADPLEVAAGVDDGSPVTRFGSVAGGLMCRSVAIRHDGRQQGVQVSLTPLGARAIYGMPAAELAHRLVPLDELLGALAVELVDRLRSATTWAVRFTALDELLLRAVGRGACGDHVRWVRPEVAEAWRRLVAARGCVQVGAVAAELGWSRRYLTERFRGEVGLSPKTFARVLRFEHAHELASAQDPLPWGDVATVSGYADQAHLVRDWRKFTGRSPTAWRRSEVLLGAR from the coding sequence ATGGAGGACCACACGGCCACCGGGATCGGTGCACGTCCGGCGCCCCTCTTGCGGGAGTACGTCGACTCGTATGTCGGCTTCGACCTCCGCGGGCTCCCGACGGGGGTGCACTGCGGCCCGCCGGGCCGCGCGCTCACTGCGGTGATCAGCCTGGCAGATCCTTTGGAGGTGGCGGCGGGCGTTGACGACGGGTCACCGGTCACCCGATTCGGCAGCGTGGCCGGCGGTCTGATGTGCCGGTCCGTCGCGATTCGCCACGACGGACGCCAGCAAGGTGTTCAGGTATCGCTGACACCGCTCGGGGCCCGGGCTATCTACGGCATGCCCGCCGCCGAGCTCGCCCACCGACTGGTCCCACTTGACGAGCTTCTCGGAGCGCTTGCCGTCGAACTGGTCGACCGGCTCCGATCGGCGACAACATGGGCGGTGCGGTTCACCGCGCTGGACGAATTGCTCCTCCGAGCTGTCGGCCGTGGCGCCTGCGGCGACCATGTGCGCTGGGTGCGCCCCGAGGTAGCGGAGGCATGGCGCCGCCTCGTCGCCGCGCGGGGTTGCGTCCAGGTTGGTGCGGTCGCCGCGGAACTCGGCTGGAGCCGTCGGTACCTCACCGAGCGGTTTCGCGGTGAGGTGGGCCTGTCGCCGAAGACCTTCGCCCGAGTCTTGCGCTTCGAGCACGCGCACGAACTGGCGTCGGCGCAGGACCCGCTCCCGTGGGGCGATGTGGCAACCGTCTCTGGCTACGCCGACCAGGCCCATCTCGTTCGGGACTGGCGCAAGTTCACGGGCCGATCACCGACGGCCTGGCGTCGCAGCGAAGTCCTCCTCGGAGCCAGGTAG
- a CDS encoding cupin domain-containing protein, which produces MRLVNHEHNAMDLRTTPVHLGLGSRAKPVEGFTWDPKVLQAYSAAVAADGAEGRMVTIFDGDGLGDHWESHPAGDELVVCLSGSATVTREVDGVPDRVLLGPGEATINPAGVWHVVDMEGPTSILAITATLGTDHRPRTDTRPTERVGTPSPEEAP; this is translated from the coding sequence ATGAGACTCGTCAACCACGAACACAATGCCATGGACCTGCGGACCACCCCCGTGCACCTCGGACTGGGATCGAGAGCGAAACCCGTCGAGGGCTTCACCTGGGACCCGAAGGTGCTCCAGGCCTACAGCGCCGCGGTCGCGGCAGACGGCGCCGAGGGCCGGATGGTGACGATCTTCGACGGCGACGGGCTCGGCGACCATTGGGAGAGCCACCCTGCAGGCGACGAACTGGTCGTTTGCCTCAGCGGGTCCGCGACGGTCACCCGCGAAGTGGACGGGGTCCCCGACCGCGTTCTGCTCGGGCCGGGCGAGGCCACCATCAACCCGGCCGGGGTATGGCACGTGGTCGACATGGAGGGGCCGACGTCCATCCTGGCCATCACTGCGACCCTCGGCACCGACCACCGTCCTCGGACCGACACCCGCCCGACCGAACGCGTCGGCACGCCCAGCCCGGAGGAAGCGCCGTGA
- a CDS encoding SGNH/GDSL hydrolase family protein, producing MTTRIACLGDSLTRAQFSVDYLDLLGRRRPPGDVQLARFGVNGDFAHNLLQRLDAVVTNPPDVITVLIGTNDARASLAGYPVEQAMKRKQLPDRPSAGWFQQCLGAVVARLRAETDATIGLLSLPVLGQQLDGAAAQASQAYSRMIAEVAATNEVAYLPLHERQIEELRQADPPPIPYREMTPAAAVGVLVQHTVLRRSLDTISRRRGLVLTTDHIHQNSRGATLIAEVIDAGLLTQSA from the coding sequence GTGACGACACGCATCGCGTGCCTCGGCGACAGCCTCACCCGCGCGCAGTTCAGCGTCGACTACCTGGATCTTCTCGGACGACGCCGCCCTCCCGGTGACGTGCAGCTTGCCCGTTTCGGCGTCAACGGCGACTTCGCCCACAACCTCTTGCAGCGCCTCGATGCTGTCGTCACGAACCCACCTGATGTGATCACCGTGTTGATCGGTACCAACGACGCCCGAGCGAGCCTTGCCGGCTACCCCGTCGAGCAGGCCATGAAGCGCAAACAGCTCCCCGATCGCCCGTCGGCAGGCTGGTTCCAACAGTGCCTGGGAGCCGTCGTCGCACGGCTGCGAGCGGAGACCGACGCGACGATCGGTCTGCTGTCGCTACCGGTACTCGGCCAACAACTCGACGGAGCAGCGGCACAGGCATCGCAGGCGTACAGCCGGATGATCGCCGAGGTCGCCGCCACCAACGAGGTGGCCTACCTTCCGCTCCACGAACGCCAGATCGAGGAACTGCGCCAAGCGGACCCGCCGCCGATTCCATACCGGGAGATGACGCCCGCAGCGGCCGTCGGCGTCCTCGTCCAGCACACAGTGCTGCGCCGCAGCCTCGACACGATCTCGCGGCGGCGAGGTCTCGTGCTCACGACCGACCACATCCACCAGAACAGCCGCGGCGCCACCCTTATCGCTGAGGTCATCGACGCCGGCCTGCTGACCCAGAGCGCGTAG
- a CDS encoding serine hydrolase domain-containing protein: protein MNETGVQRVLDRAVTELRIPGIVADVRDGDRRWFGAAGVADMVTGRPRRPGEYAHIGSGGKAFIATVLLALEAEGRLSIDDPVNTWLPGVLNRNGYDGDRITIRHLLSNTSGLFSTGLAPELTSRYATRAAFLRHRFTGLSTDDLLRMTVSRPPVGGPGERFEYSNGGFHLAEAVIEKVTGNSLAEEIDRRIVRPLGLTRTYVRPAEDTGYPDPHPRAYSTLFYKDGTDPAAVTPENWESVMEEPGLEPLDVTEFNTSWVPGNVISTTGDMLEVVGALAGGTLLPAAQHRAMWTTVSTEDGNWMPYARYGLGVFEFDEAATDGLTLRGVGGSYWGCLFYTVSTADGAHAVSLQTNTEWKSWDVLFQVVEAEFGVSVGR from the coding sequence ATGAACGAGACCGGTGTTCAGCGGGTGCTGGACCGGGCAGTGACCGAATTACGGATCCCCGGCATCGTGGCGGACGTCAGGGACGGGGACCGGAGGTGGTTCGGCGCCGCCGGTGTGGCCGACATGGTGACGGGACGTCCGCGTCGGCCGGGGGAGTACGCGCACATCGGCAGCGGCGGCAAAGCCTTCATCGCCACCGTGCTGCTGGCCCTCGAAGCCGAGGGCAGGCTGAGCATCGACGACCCGGTGAACACCTGGCTCCCGGGCGTGCTGAACCGCAACGGCTACGACGGCGACCGGATCACCATCAGGCATCTGCTCAGCAACACCAGCGGCCTGTTCTCCACCGGCCTGGCACCGGAACTGACCAGCCGGTACGCCACCCGTGCCGCCTTCCTCCGGCACCGCTTCACCGGCCTGTCCACCGACGACCTGCTCAGGATGACGGTGTCCCGGCCGCCGGTCGGCGGGCCCGGGGAGCGCTTCGAGTACTCCAACGGCGGCTTCCACCTCGCCGAAGCCGTCATCGAGAAGGTCACCGGCAACAGCCTCGCCGAGGAGATCGACCGGAGGATCGTCCGGCCGCTCGGCCTGACCCGCACCTATGTACGTCCCGCCGAGGACACCGGGTACCCCGATCCCCACCCGCGGGCCTACTCGACGCTGTTCTACAAGGACGGCACCGACCCGGCCGCGGTCACCCCGGAGAACTGGGAGTCGGTGATGGAGGAACCCGGACTGGAACCCCTCGACGTCACCGAGTTCAACACCTCGTGGGTGCCCGGAAACGTCATCTCGACCACCGGGGACATGCTCGAAGTCGTCGGTGCGCTGGCCGGCGGAACACTGCTGCCCGCGGCCCAGCATCGCGCGATGTGGACCACGGTCTCCACCGAGGACGGCAACTGGATGCCGTACGCCCGGTACGGACTCGGTGTGTTCGAGTTCGACGAGGCGGCGACGGACGGCCTGACGCTGCGCGGTGTGGGCGGCAGCTACTGGGGATGCCTCTTCTACACCGTGAGCACCGCCGACGGCGCTCATGCCGTCTCCCTGCAGACGAACACCGAGTGGAAGTCCTGGGACGTCCTCTTCCAGGTCGTCGAAGCGGAGTTCGGCGTCTCCGTCGGCAGGTGA
- a CDS encoding GbsR/MarR family transcriptional regulator, with the protein MPGRRLTRQDRREIAAGLRDGHTYAAIARRLGRPTSTVTREVMRNGGPADYHADRAHQAGKRVVRRRTTHEPAAPSPDGAGLAGRDPRVVEDVSAHITDLFVRSGLQRMAARVLAALLTTDSGSLTSAELVRRLGVSPAAVSKAVGLLEAMGVVHRRRDTRRRAERYAIGDDVWFQAIMAGARTDTRIAAASARSAQALGPATPAGARLENLSRFLHRVSEDLVRSAEHWGRVYFTRPPAG; encoded by the coding sequence ATGCCTGGACGAAGGCTCACCCGGCAGGACCGGCGGGAGATCGCCGCGGGACTGCGCGACGGGCACACCTACGCCGCCATAGCCCGCCGGCTCGGACGGCCGACCTCGACCGTCACCCGGGAGGTGATGCGCAACGGCGGGCCGGCCGACTACCACGCCGACCGGGCGCACCAGGCCGGCAAGCGAGTGGTGCGGCGCCGGACCACGCACGAACCGGCGGCACCCTCACCGGACGGCGCCGGCCTCGCCGGCCGTGACCCGCGGGTGGTGGAGGACGTGAGCGCGCACATCACGGACCTGTTCGTCCGGTCCGGGCTCCAGCGGATGGCGGCCAGGGTGCTCGCCGCACTCCTCACCACCGACAGCGGCAGCCTCACCTCGGCGGAACTCGTGCGGCGTCTCGGCGTCAGCCCCGCCGCCGTCTCCAAGGCCGTCGGCCTCCTGGAGGCGATGGGGGTCGTCCACCGCCGGCGCGACACCCGCCGCCGCGCGGAGCGCTACGCCATCGGCGACGACGTGTGGTTCCAGGCCATCATGGCCGGTGCACGCACCGACACCCGGATCGCCGCCGCCTCGGCGCGCAGCGCGCAGGCCCTCGGCCCCGCCACGCCCGCCGGTGCGCGGCTGGAGAACCTGAGCAGGTTCCTGCACCGCGTCAGCGAGGACCTGGTCCGCTCGGCCGAGCACTGGGGCCGCGTCTACTTCACCCGTCCGCCGGCCGGCTGA
- a CDS encoding serine/threonine-protein kinase yields the protein MSEGEPGRRVIDGRFALEARLGGGGMGTVWRARDLVLDRAVALKEVRSPDPGLAEYDPGAAALLRARVLREARALARVEHPNVVTIHHVVDGTEYAYPWLVMELVTGGSLADRLAGGAMEPHEAASLGREVLGALRAAHAAGIQHRDVKPANVLLRPDGRPVLTDFGIAAIRESTVLTATGSIIGTPDYMAPERVSGGEGGPESDLWSLAMMLYVAVEGRHPLRRATTLATLAAVLHEELPPPRRAGALAPMLAAALVKDPARRPDGAVLDAMLTEAAKAPVRGRPPGTAHTATTSYHLAPPHASGPADAPAPMAGAAAADVGSGPPADAVPPSGRLPHGAPTVVPSFGRDREDRVRRRSRVLAVGASLTSTALVGVLVWTLSDGGAGDADEGGRTPGAVASDSRASSAAPSPAADAPAGSGSGEDGPSGESGTRPDLLTPDGIRTALAALRAETGTDRMCRLVVYPEYVAADVMADGSSTRYASWSYRPGEGATKGIITGSVSSTQSPFSAGAFDWDAVPALFERAEKELNVKDITSRYLVVSGADPAFGDPMGMSAYLSNDYGQSGYLAADHRGRVTRVMPNDKEY from the coding sequence ATGAGTGAGGGGGAGCCCGGCAGACGGGTGATCGACGGCCGTTTCGCGCTGGAGGCACGGCTCGGTGGCGGTGGCATGGGCACGGTGTGGCGGGCACGCGACCTCGTCCTGGACCGCGCCGTCGCGTTGAAGGAGGTGCGCTCGCCGGACCCGGGGCTCGCCGAGTACGACCCCGGGGCCGCGGCGCTGCTGCGTGCCCGTGTGCTGCGCGAGGCCCGCGCGCTGGCCCGTGTCGAGCACCCCAACGTCGTGACCATCCACCACGTGGTGGACGGCACCGAGTACGCCTACCCGTGGCTGGTCATGGAGCTGGTCACCGGCGGCTCGCTCGCCGACCGGCTGGCCGGCGGCGCGATGGAACCGCACGAGGCCGCGTCGCTGGGCCGCGAGGTGCTGGGCGCGCTGCGCGCCGCGCACGCGGCGGGGATCCAGCACCGGGACGTGAAACCCGCCAACGTGCTGCTGCGCCCCGACGGGCGGCCCGTGCTCACCGACTTCGGTATCGCCGCGATCCGGGAGTCGACGGTCCTGACCGCCACCGGATCGATCATCGGCACCCCCGACTACATGGCCCCGGAACGCGTGAGCGGGGGCGAGGGCGGCCCGGAATCCGACCTGTGGTCGCTGGCGATGATGCTGTACGTCGCCGTCGAAGGCCGCCACCCGCTGCGCAGGGCGACCACACTGGCCACGCTGGCGGCCGTGCTCCACGAGGAACTGCCGCCGCCCCGCCGCGCGGGTGCGCTCGCGCCGATGCTCGCCGCGGCGCTGGTCAAGGACCCGGCCCGCCGTCCGGACGGGGCGGTGCTGGACGCGATGCTCACCGAGGCGGCCAAGGCGCCGGTTCGGGGCCGGCCGCCGGGAACCGCGCACACCGCGACGACCTCGTACCACCTCGCGCCACCGCACGCGTCCGGGCCCGCGGACGCGCCCGCGCCCATGGCAGGGGCAGCGGCCGCGGACGTCGGTTCGGGCCCGCCCGCCGACGCGGTGCCGCCCTCCGGACGGCTTCCGCACGGGGCGCCGACCGTCGTGCCGTCCTTCGGCCGCGACCGTGAGGACCGGGTCCGGCGCCGGAGCCGCGTGCTCGCCGTCGGTGCCTCGCTCACCTCGACGGCGCTCGTCGGCGTGCTGGTGTGGACCCTCTCCGACGGGGGCGCCGGCGACGCGGACGAGGGCGGGAGGACACCGGGCGCGGTGGCGAGCGACTCGCGCGCCTCCTCCGCCGCGCCGTCGCCCGCCGCCGACGCCCCGGCTGGTTCCGGTTCCGGGGAGGACGGCCCGTCCGGGGAGAGCGGGACGCGGCCGGATCTGCTGACACCGGACGGCATCCGCACCGCCCTGGCGGCGCTGCGGGCGGAGACGGGCACGGACCGCATGTGCCGCCTGGTCGTCTACCCGGAGTACGTCGCGGCGGACGTCATGGCCGACGGGAGCAGCACCCGCTACGCGTCCTGGAGCTACCGGCCGGGGGAGGGCGCGACGAAGGGCATCATCACAGGATCGGTGTCGTCCACCCAGAGCCCCTTCAGCGCCGGTGCGTTCGACTGGGACGCCGTACCCGCACTCTTCGAGCGGGCGGAGAAGGAGCTGAACGTCAAGGACATCACCTCCCGCTACCTCGTGGTGAGCGGAGCCGATCCCGCCTTCGGCGACCCGATGGGGATGTCCGCCTACCTCTCCAACGACTACGGGCAGAGCGGTTACCTGGCCGCGGACCACCGCGGCAGGGTGACCCGGGTGATGCCCAACGACAAGGAGTACTGA
- a CDS encoding cytochrome P450, translated as MDAPRPLVDRSLPMLAEGYAWLPNRMRESTGQVVRTRVMGRPALAVRGPEAVRFFYDERHVRRHGAMPGPVLSTLFGHGAVHTYDGDAHRARKDLFLPLLHVDRIAGVVEHVTAAWDDAVATWPGRSRVVLLDEAAVVLTRGVCRWAGVPLADEDAEPLARDLTAMVDGFATLGPRHWRARSARRRQEARLSRLVEEVRSGAAHAPADSVLDRVCRHRHADGELLEPRTAAVELLNVIRPTAAVSWFVAFAAHALHRWPANRERLRDGDRAYAAAFTHEIRRFYPFAPFLGGRAVTDLSWHGEQVPAGGMVLLDVYGQNHDEKLWGDPYAFRPERFLERPVQRDELIPQGGGDPGTGHRCPGEGMTIGLLEALTTRLARLEYEVPEQDLTISLRRIPARPRSGFVIGDVRPPGV; from the coding sequence ATGGACGCACCCCGACCCCTCGTCGATCGCTCGCTGCCGATGCTGGCCGAAGGGTACGCATGGCTGCCCAACCGGATGCGGGAGAGCACCGGACAGGTGGTCCGCACCCGTGTCATGGGGCGGCCGGCGCTGGCCGTGCGCGGGCCGGAAGCGGTGCGCTTCTTCTACGACGAGCGGCATGTGCGCCGGCACGGCGCCATGCCCGGCCCGGTGCTGAGCACCCTCTTCGGGCACGGGGCCGTCCACACCTACGACGGCGACGCCCACCGCGCGCGCAAGGACCTCTTCCTGCCCCTGCTCCACGTCGACCGGATCGCCGGAGTCGTCGAGCACGTCACCGCCGCGTGGGACGACGCGGTCGCCACCTGGCCAGGGCGCTCCCGGGTCGTGCTGCTGGACGAGGCCGCCGTGGTGCTCACCCGCGGGGTCTGCCGCTGGGCCGGCGTGCCGCTGGCCGACGAGGACGCCGAGCCACTGGCCCGCGACCTGACCGCCATGGTGGACGGGTTCGCCACCCTGGGGCCGCGGCACTGGCGTGCCCGCAGCGCCCGGCGGCGGCAGGAGGCGCGGCTGTCCCGCCTGGTGGAGGAAGTCCGGTCCGGCGCGGCACACGCGCCCGCGGACTCCGTGCTCGACCGCGTGTGCCGGCACCGGCATGCGGACGGCGAGCTGCTGGAGCCGAGGACGGCCGCGGTGGAGCTGCTGAACGTCATCCGTCCCACCGCCGCCGTGAGCTGGTTCGTCGCCTTCGCGGCGCACGCACTGCACCGGTGGCCCGCGAACCGCGAACGGCTGCGCGACGGTGACCGCGCGTACGCCGCGGCGTTCACGCACGAGATCCGCCGCTTCTACCCGTTCGCCCCGTTCCTGGGCGGCCGTGCCGTCACCGACCTGTCCTGGCACGGCGAGCAGGTGCCGGCCGGCGGAATGGTGCTGCTGGACGTGTACGGGCAGAACCACGACGAGAAGCTGTGGGGAGATCCGTACGCCTTCCGGCCCGAGCGGTTCCTCGAGCGCCCGGTCCAGCGCGACGAGCTGATCCCGCAGGGGGGCGGCGACCCGGGCACCGGGCACCGCTGCCCGGGTGAGGGCATGACCATCGGGCTGCTCGAAGCCCTCACGACCCGCCTGGCCCGCCTGGAGTACGAGGTCCCGGAGCAGGATCTGACCATCTCGCTGCGCCGCATCCCCGCACGGCCGCGCAGCGGCTTCGTCATCGGCGACGTACGCCCGCCCGGGGTCTGA
- a CDS encoding HEAT repeat domain-containing protein has product MTTTRSDTDARGALRGLADDRSSVRLRAALAAGTTPDPRFVDTLVERCAIEPEFFVRDMLTWALTRHPVSMTLPRLLREVRSGGPQARSQALHTLSKIGDGRAWPALTRTVLTDADDEVARSAWRTAVVLVPDDERSALAAVLVTQLGRGGRETQLSLSRALVALGEAGVPALLSATTAPDPHVRAHALATRRLLRDPETGFEYAIEEAKRVVALGGRGQEG; this is encoded by the coding sequence ATGACGACCACGCGATCGGACACGGATGCGCGAGGAGCGCTCCGGGGGCTGGCGGACGACCGTTCGTCCGTACGGCTGCGAGCCGCTCTGGCGGCCGGTACGACGCCCGACCCCCGCTTCGTCGACACGCTCGTCGAGCGCTGCGCGATCGAACCGGAGTTCTTCGTGCGCGACATGCTGACCTGGGCGCTCACCCGTCACCCGGTGTCCATGACGCTCCCCCGGCTGCTGCGCGAGGTCCGCTCGGGCGGGCCGCAGGCGCGGAGCCAGGCCCTGCACACGCTGTCCAAGATCGGGGATGGGCGGGCCTGGCCCGCGCTCACCCGGACGGTCCTGACCGACGCCGACGACGAGGTGGCGCGCAGCGCCTGGCGGACCGCGGTGGTGCTCGTCCCCGACGATGAGCGGTCCGCGCTGGCCGCCGTGCTGGTGACGCAGCTCGGGCGCGGTGGCCGCGAGACGCAGCTGAGTCTCAGCCGGGCGCTGGTCGCGCTGGGGGAAGCGGGTGTGCCGGCGCTGCTGTCGGCGACGACGGCCCCGGACCCGCACGTGCGCGCGCACGCGCTCGCCACGCGACGGCTGCTGCGCGACCCGGAGACGGGGTTCGAGTACGCGATCGAGGAGGCGAAGCGCGTCGTGGCCCTCGGCGGGCGCGGCCAGGAGGGATGA
- a CDS encoding MerR family transcriptional regulator, whose protein sequence is MLIGEVARRSGVSARMLRHYESLGLVRPSGRTGSGYREYSEQDIQRIFHIESLRSLGLSLREIERALHDPGFTPSALVDDLIRQTRERIAAETELLTRLRRIHAADPAGWEDVLRVVALLHALGSSNAGARQRAALSSGDAVPVPVEALVEAALSETDPNVAGALRWALARSGEDVPALLARGLGSPEAAVRERAVQALAEMPGDEAVARLRDGLGHPDVVVRRHAALALGGRGVTDAVPTLVDMIVAGSNDTDASDALSVLAGDPAMADRIAATLVDRLTAGVTGAPARGRLTQALAGIPGARASGALVELAHDSDRAVAVTATYLLRLRDVR, encoded by the coding sequence GTGCTGATCGGTGAGGTGGCGCGACGGTCCGGGGTCAGTGCCCGGATGCTCCGGCACTACGAGTCGCTCGGTCTGGTGCGCCCTTCGGGCCGTACGGGCTCCGGCTACCGGGAGTACTCCGAGCAGGACATCCAGCGGATCTTCCACATCGAGAGCCTGCGGTCGCTGGGCCTGTCGCTGCGGGAGATCGAACGAGCGCTGCACGACCCCGGCTTCACGCCGTCGGCGCTCGTCGACGACCTGATCCGCCAGACGCGCGAACGCATCGCGGCGGAGACCGAGCTGCTCACCCGGCTCCGCCGCATCCACGCCGCGGATCCCGCCGGCTGGGAGGACGTCCTCCGGGTCGTCGCGCTGCTGCACGCGCTGGGATCGTCGAACGCGGGCGCGCGCCAGCGGGCGGCCCTGTCCTCGGGCGACGCGGTTCCGGTGCCGGTGGAAGCCCTGGTCGAGGCGGCCCTGAGCGAGACGGACCCGAACGTCGCCGGGGCCCTCCGATGGGCGCTGGCACGATCGGGCGAAGACGTTCCCGCACTGCTGGCCCGGGGTCTTGGCTCGCCGGAGGCCGCGGTGCGGGAGCGCGCCGTCCAGGCCCTCGCCGAGATGCCCGGCGACGAGGCCGTCGCGCGGCTGCGCGACGGCCTCGGGCACCCCGACGTGGTGGTCCGCAGGCACGCCGCCCTGGCGCTCGGGGGCCGGGGGGTGACGGACGCGGTCCCGACGCTCGTCGACATGATCGTGGCGGGGAGCAACGACACCGACGCGTCCGACGCACTGAGCGTGCTGGCGGGCGACCCCGCGATGGCGGACCGGATCGCGGCCACGCTCGTCGACCGGCTCACCGCCGGCGTCACGGGAGCACCCGCGCGCGGCCGGCTGACCCAGGCGCTGGCGGGCATTCCCGGCGCCCGGGCATCGGGCGCCCTCGTCGAGCTCGCGCACGACTCCGACCGTGCCGTCGCCGTCACCGCGACGTACCTGCTCCGGCTGCGCGACGTGCGGTGA
- a CDS encoding serine/threonine-protein kinase, translating to MRLRQSASALSRCSADVLGGRYRLDEVIGSGGAGDVHRGFDLRLERPVAVKVFRPGTGAGDEERFHNEAVILARLQHPGLVTVYDAGRHNGRAHLVMELIEGPTLKARISAGPLAPGETAALGAGLAGALAHAHEAGIVHRDVKPSNIILDATGRPHLTDFGISRLLDATTQTAAGTLVGTAAYLSPEQVLGRTVGPPADVYALGLVLLECLTGRLEYDGAPLEAAIARLHRRPRLPDALPEELAALLRDMTALEARDRPTAVDCARALTALADTAGPVRVPCPADVTSLVPGQVPARAEVTHRRPAHTAGAAAPRMPAPRRRLLAAGGAAALAAAMAATLAVSDGFPQQGGGDTTTRAAAGSPSAESGSPGTSRPGNAGRSAPATPSPRDVSTRDASTGQPQDRRPGVTSAAPSAGQVTGAGRHAATAPAHSPAAGAERGRSAAAEASGRRGPAKAAAQAAGERPEKSRKAGKPHPGKGPQRKAQ from the coding sequence ATGAGGCTCCGCCAGTCGGCTTCGGCCCTGTCCCGGTGTTCCGCGGACGTGCTGGGCGGGCGGTACCGCCTGGACGAGGTCATCGGGTCGGGCGGGGCCGGGGACGTCCACCGCGGTTTCGATCTGCGCCTCGAACGCCCGGTGGCCGTCAAGGTGTTCCGCCCCGGCACGGGTGCCGGCGACGAGGAGCGCTTCCACAACGAGGCCGTGATCCTGGCCCGGTTGCAGCACCCGGGGCTGGTCACCGTCTACGACGCCGGACGGCACAACGGCCGCGCCCACCTGGTGATGGAGCTGATCGAAGGCCCGACGCTGAAGGCCCGGATCAGCGCGGGCCCCTTGGCTCCCGGCGAGACGGCCGCCCTCGGCGCCGGCCTCGCCGGGGCCCTGGCGCACGCGCACGAGGCGGGGATCGTCCACCGCGACGTGAAGCCCTCGAACATCATCCTGGACGCCACCGGCCGCCCCCATCTGACCGACTTCGGCATCTCCCGGCTGCTCGACGCCACCACCCAGACCGCTGCCGGCACGCTGGTCGGCACGGCCGCCTACCTGTCCCCCGAGCAGGTGCTCGGCCGCACCGTGGGCCCGCCCGCCGACGTGTACGCCCTCGGTCTGGTGCTCCTCGAATGCCTCACCGGAAGGCTCGAGTACGACGGTGCTCCCCTGGAGGCCGCGATCGCGCGGCTGCACCGGCGTCCCCGGCTGCCCGACGCGCTGCCGGAAGAACTGGCGGCCCTGCTGCGGGACATGACCGCCCTGGAGGCGCGGGACCGTCCCACGGCCGTCGACTGCGCCCGCGCGCTGACCGCCCTGGCCGACACGGCCGGTCCGGTCCGCGTCCCCTGCCCGGCCGACGTCACGAGCCTGGTGCCGGGGCAGGTTCCGGCGCGGGCCGAGGTCACGCACCGGCGTCCGGCGCACACCGCGGGCGCCGCCGCGCCGAGGATGCCGGCCCCCCGCCGGCGCCTGCTGGCCGCGGGTGGAGCCGCCGCGCTGGCCGCCGCCATGGCCGCGACGCTCGCCGTCTCCGACGGATTCCCACAGCAGGGCGGCGGCGACACCACGACACGGGCCGCTGCCGGCAGCCCTTCCGCGGAGTCCGGGTCGCCGGGCACGAGCCGCCCCGGGAACGCGGGGCGAAGCGCCCCCGCGACACCGTCCCCCCGTGACGTGTCCACCCGTGACGCTTCCACGGGACAGCCCCAGGACCGGCGCCCCGGTGTCACCTCCGCCGCTCCGAGTGCGGGGCAGGTCACCGGAGCGGGCAGGCACGCCGCCACGGCGCCGGCGCACTCCCCCGCGGCCGGCGCGGAGCGCGGCCGGTCCGCGGCCGCGGAGGCGTCCGGGAGGCGAGGGCCCGCCAAGGCCGCGGCGCAGGCCGCCGGTGAACGTCCCGAGAAGTCCCGCAAGGCGGGGAAGCCCCATCCGGGCAAGGGCCCCCAGCGGAAGGCGCAGTAG